One Oncorhynchus clarkii lewisi isolate Uvic-CL-2024 chromosome 28, UVic_Ocla_1.0, whole genome shotgun sequence genomic region harbors:
- the LOC139386880 gene encoding cytochrome P450 7A1-like: MIITVSLIWVVVISFCCCLWLALGIRKRKPGEPPVENGLIPYLGCAVQFGANPLEFLRSRQNKYGHIFTCKIAGKYFHFLCDPFSYHAVIRQGRHLDWKKFHFSTSVKAFGHDSMDPRHGYTTENLHQTFMKTLQGEALPSLIETMMENLQSVMLQSDTLSPSKDRWDVDGIFAFCYKVMFESSYLTLFGKDLGNDKNAARQEAQKALVLNTLENFKEFDKIFPALVAGLPIHVFKSAHSARENLAKTMLAENLSKRENVSDLISLRMLLNDTLSTFNDLSKARTHVALLWASQANTLPTAFWSLLHMIRSPEAMKAANEEVKNILDSSGQRVDPSKPQLTLSREDLDNMPVIDSIIKEAMRLSSASMNIRVAKEDFLLHLDNQESYRIRKDDVIALYPQMLHFDPKIYEDPLTYKYDRYLDDNGQEKTTFYREGRKLRYYYMPFGSGVTKCPGRFFAVHEIKQFLALVLSYFNMELLDSAVKVPPLDQSRAGLGILQPTYDVDFRYKLKTQ; encoded by the exons ATGATCATCACTGTCTCTTTGATTTGGGTTGTGGTGATCAGCTTTTGCTGCTGTCTGTGGCTTGCTCTGGGGATCCGTAAGAG AAAACCAGGTGAACCACCTGTGGAAAATGGTTTGATCCCATACCTCGGCTGTGCAGTCCAGTTTGGAGCCAACCCCCTGGAGTTTCTCCGGAGCCGACagaataaatatggacacatctTCACTTGCAAGATCGCTGGCAAGTACTTTCACTTCCTGTGCGACCCTTTCTCCTACCACGCCGTCATCCGCCAAGGCAGGCATCTGGACTGGAAGAAGTTCCACTTCTCTACCTCGGTCAAG GCTTTCGGCCATGACAGCATGGACCCCAGACACGGTTACACCACAGAGAACCTCCACCAGACCTTCATGAAGACCTTGCAAGGTGAAGCCCTCCCTTCGCTCATCGAGACCATGATGGAGAACCTGCAGTCGGTCATGCTGCAGTCAGACACCCTCAGCCCCAGCAAGGATCGATGGGACGTGGATGGCATTTTCGCCTTCTGCTACAAGGTCATGTTCGAGTCGAGCTACCTGACACTCTTCGGCAAGGATCTGGGTAACGACAAGAATGCTGCGCGCCAGGAGGCCCAGAAGGCTTTGGTCCTCAACACTCTGGAGAACTTCAAGGAGTTCGACAAGATCTTCCCGGCGTTGGTGGCTGGGTTGCCCATCCATGTGTTCAAGAGTGCCCACTCTGCAAGGGAGAACCTGGCTAAGACCATGCTGGCTGAGAACTTGAGCAAACGCGAGAATGTATCGGACCTGATCTCACTGCGCATGCTGCTGAATGACACCCTGTCGACCTTCAATGACCTGAGCAAGGCCCGCACCCACGTGGCTCTGCTATGGGCCTCGCAGGCCAACACGCTCCCGACTGCCTTCTGGAGCCTGCTCCACATGATTAG GAGTCCTGAGGCTATGAAAGCAGCCAATGAGGAGGTGAAGAATATTCTGGACAGTTCAGGTCAGCGTGTCGACCCTAGCAAACCACAACTCACTCTCTCCCGGGAGGACCTGGACAACATGCCTGTAATAG ACAGCATCATCAAGGAGGCCATGCGTCTGTCGAGCGCATCAATGAACATCCGAGTGGCCAAAGAGGACTTCCTGCTTCACCTTGATAACCAGGAGTCGTACCGCATCCGCAAAGATGACGTCATCGCCCTCTACCCCCAAATGCTCCACTTTGACCCAAAGATTTATGAGGATCCCTTG ACCTACAAATACGACAGATATCTTGATGACAACGGCCAGGAGAAGACAACGTTCTACAGGGAGGGACGCAAGCTGAGGTACTACTACATGCCTTTCGGCTCAGGGGTGACCAAGTGCCCTGGGCGCTTCTTCGCCGTGCATGAGATCAAGCAGTTCCTGGCGCTGGTTCTGTCCTACTTCAACATGGAGCTCCTAGACTCAGCCGTTAAAGTGCCTCCTCTCGACCAATCACGTGCAGGTCTGGGGATCCTGCAACCCACCTATGACGTTGACTTTCGATACAAACTGAAAACTCAGTAA